The nucleotide sequence TATTTAGATGGTAATGTTTTTTTTGGGGGAAATAAATATGCATGTCTTAATTCCTCATGCAATAcccaaattttatgattttaattgaatAGATTGATTtgctttagtaattttttaaattatgataatgatcctatattttgaatttggctttcttattgtttttctattataaaactattttttagccttttttttcattttttttttcaataagtttcaatattttttctcttttttaaaaattttaatcaattctaGCGGGGGCGGGGCGGGGCGTGGCTGGGAAACCCGACCTCCAACGGGGACGGGGTGGGTATGGATTTTTTAATCCCGGCGAGGGTCGGGGGCATGGCCGGGGATTAGTCAAAAAGTCGGGGGCAGGGGTGGGAAATGCAATACATGTCCCCGTTTCAACCCGTTGCCATGCCTATCACTGTGGTTTGTCCACCAATAATAATTTGGCATGAACCCTTCCTCATAAAGATCCTTCATCACATCATCCACAAACTTGAAAACTTTacatttgcatttcttgcagGGACACCTTGTTTGTTCTCCTTGCATTTGAAACATGTCCTGACTAGTAACAAATTGTACAAATTCAAACACTCCTTCTCTAAACTCATTTGTCCAACGTTTATTATCATCCAACCTCTGATACATCCACCTTCAATTCTCAGGAATCTCCATTGATACAAACTACAAACAACAAATCTCCATCAAGAAACGTCAAGaagtaagaaaatattatcatcaaatgaAATGATTTGATATTATTCAATGGAGTGTGTTCATGCAAACACACAAAAGACATACTACTATAGCGTTTGCATGGAAGTTGAAACAGTCGACTTAATGTTTATTTACTATGATTAATTTGAAACTTTAGATAAAGTAAGGTTGATGATGGAACATGAATATTGTGTATTACAAGTACCTCAATGTAGGTATAATTAGACAATGAAGAAAAAACTCCTGCccgaaattaataaaatacattatatttatttttaataattaatagggAAAAATAGTGCAAACTTACACATGCAATGCTCTTTTTTCTAATATCATTCatgttccttaatcaatttgtGTCCCGTGATCTAAGGGCTATCTTGGAtaagtcttttttatttaaaaaaaataaaattgtgtctATTATGTGAAATTAATGAATTATAGTAGTACTATACTagtggagaaaaataaaactattgttCAGAGCTTAGTTCaaataaagtaattataaaTTTGCTTACATTTAATTGtgagcataaaaaaatataaaatagaaaagaatgattaattttaaattatctattGAACTAtctttaacttaaatttaaatatatttaattaagtaatttattttatcaatattataACATACACTACAACAATTTAAACATGAACAAAAAAGACAAACCAAGAGAAGAGTCCAATGAGATGTGTCGACCACTGTAGCTAGGTCCTCTCCTGTGCTATTTCCTCGATTGTTTGCAATCCCATGTACACATCAAACCTTCCTGCACTAAAAttgttcaaagttcaaaaacaCAACACTTAATTAATTAGCACTACTGTGTCACAGCCCCAACTATATATTGAGAAATTCTACGTCTCAGAtatgattattaattattctacttatttcaatttctccactgtaataaataaaagtaaaagtagattctctatatataactttcattttttttccttacacCTATTATTACTACGAGGCCCATTTTGGTGTAATCAATTTGAACATGACCCAAACTCAATTAACTTTCTGaaaaattaactataaaatttaaattaagtatGTAACATGTCAAAGAGATTATTAAACAAAtgttaatattatcatttatgttatatgattattttttttttttggactaaAAAGTAAGCAGAAGGGACTATTTTGATCATTATTTTCAAGATTTATTCTTCAtcttaatcattatttttttaaatctagtAATTAAGATTGATTATTGattacaattattatattttaagaaaataaataaatgatttttttagtgttaTACTATTTTGATCTCTCCTCAAAAGTAATTAATAGTTGTattttgagagattttttttatagaaattttcttattttgaaatattaatgtgataatatatatatttctaaggATTAAAATGGTGTTTTCCCTTCAGTTTTCCATAGTATTTAAAATTGACACCATTTAGTTCCCAATGTGACGTCGGTCTTATAGATGGTGGCTACATAGCTACAATAGAAATGCCATTTGTCTCACATGATCGAagtagacaattttttttttgtcggtGAAAAAGAGAATATATTAATTAGCCAATGAGGATGAGAAATACCcagaaaaaataatacaagtaaagttcatggaaaaataaataaatgtatatttGAGGAGTTCTATACCTTGAAAGGAAtggtgaaatgaaaataaagaaagcaCTAGGTGagacaaaatcacaaaaatatagaaaactaCACTCTTttagcattatatatatatatatatatatatatatatatatatatatatatattacatatatattataaaatgtttccataaaaaatattataaaatgttattttaattcgTAAAAGGTTAAATTATACTTTAATCCTTCCTTTTCAATTAGAATCAGTTTGACTGATTGTAGAATGAAAAagatttagtttaatttcttatactttaaaaagtttaatttcattctttatgtttttaatccaTCAATTTAGAATTAACGTCCTtatttcaaccaaaaaaaaaaattaacacccttaacatttttaatatattagtagTTAAAAATTCACTCAAAacattcttttaattataaggtaaataaataaagaacttaaattttactgtctgagagtcttttttttttttttaccacaaGAATAGAAgacaaatagaaaaaatttacaacaattCACGTGTTACTCAACTAATAGAGCTAGAGTGCTatacttcctttttctttttactagGAGACTTTATTTAACTTAGAGAGTGATTAACCtggatatttattaaattttgataatcttttattaattatcGCACTCAAATTTATCAGCAATAATTTGTCTAAAATTTTTGCATTTATTTTGTATGAAAAATTGTATTTGGACAGATCAACCCACAAATTATAATCTATAActatttaaaagaattattttcaaGGTGTTTTATCTAACAATTAGGAACATTGTGAATTGATATCGTTTCACAACCAAACATATACTCCGTGCCAGTTTAATATATAAGGAATGCCAGGATATTATTCCTAAACATTAAGGAAATGTTagcatttttaatcttttccccACTCTAGACATTGATTTATGCACACTTATGTCAGGATATTATTTCTGAACATCaagtaattttgttaattatattaCCCTTAAGACCATTGCCAATAAAACTTTCATTGAAAATCATAATACTTGATGTTATCCATCGATAAACCTTtctatttattctttttgttagccaattatcctaattttttctaacatgtatttatatttatataatcctAATTTTATTTGTAGTCCTGCATTGGTCTAGTGTTCAAGCAACTTGAACTGGGGttcataaatgaattttttttcttagagaAAGCCACATCATACTGTTCTAAAACACGGGAAGTGTTAACCCTACAATACCATTAATTctacctttcattttttttattctttctttgtgCTTCCAGCATGCCAAACTAGCACACTGCACAGTCAAACACAGAACTAGACATGCCCTAAAACATGTGAAGTGTTTTGAGTGCCTGAAATGTGTCAATCATCACGGACAAGACTGTTCTTGGCACTTCATCTACCACAAACATGAGTTTGTCTGAGATAAAGAGGACTAATTCTAAAAGATGGTTTCATAGAGGCAATTTGAGGGGTTCTTCATCACTTATCCCTACTACAAAGCACTCAAAACACACaaccagcaaaaaaaaaaattgaagttccaCAACCTAGGTCTTGCAATGCAAAACTCAGAGCAGagaaattccataaaaaaaatatatttcaacatACAGCAGCAATATTTCAGTTAGCAAAAATTGTTCTAATTATATCCAAATCGGAGCAAAAGTGTTGGAAAAAACAGGGAACTCAAAACCCAAAACAGaataagcaaaaaaaacaaaaagatgaaATAACTTACTGTGTAAGAGCTCCAAACCAGAAGAGACGAAGGTATAGCGTGCACTGCAATGTAGATGAAATTTAAAAGATGAAACCCTAGGAAGAGCAAGAACCGATAACCTTTATtctcattcttttctttctttctaaaagTACTGTATCACCATAACCTTTACTCTTTCTTGTCTTTCTTTCAAAAAGCACTATACCTTTACTCTCTTTCTTTCAAAAAGCACTACAGGTTACTTTTCACGTTTTTTGcatgtttctttgttttgttttttctttttctttttcacgttttctttcctttttctttcttttatttttttcttttcatcatttttgacgtcattttctttttcttttcttttgttttctctgttttttttcttttctcttttatctctttatttttcttttctctttattattattattattattattattattattattatatttaaattatttttttcacatttagcttcttttttatttctttttcttctagtgttctttcttccttcctttttctttcttttctttcttttattttatttttcttttcatcatttttatgtcctttttctttttaaggttcgaattgaaataaaaaactgAACAACGATGGTGAAGTGTTAATTAAACTAACCAAGTTGCGCTTGTCTTGGAAGTACTTAGGTTCGGATTGAGGCTTGGAGGTCTTGGCTCTTTTAGCTCGAGGCTGAGCTTTGGGCTTGTTATCTTCGGGTGCATCGTGTATGGCTTCTTGACCCTGCTTCGTCTTTCTCTTAGCTCCTCTCCTCATTGTGCTCGCTAGAACCAAACagggaagaaagagaaataGGGTTTGGCTTTGGGGGCTGAACCCTGAATAGAAGGCGTTGGATCTGATTCATGGTTGTCAAATATTTCTCTTTCATTGGCGCTTCATTTTCCCTTTCTTcatcaaatattttctatttttcaaatatttatttatgtaatttgttgacagtatttttatctatattataataaataacatgaatttcttaatataaataaaaaatattatcactaaattagaaacattattttgaaagataaatataatatataaaataaaaaaacttatataaatatacatattctaatatatgtgaatattattttttacatatattaagattaagatatttttattatttattaaaatagtatttttttatttatatttaactttatttaatcaagtggttaattttttaaagaattaaattatatagtaaataaatgtacttaaataaaatgagaaaatttttctatttttaaaatatttatttatgtagttTATTGACAGTATTTCTATTtatgttataataaaaaaatatgaatttctaaatatagataaaaaatactGTCACTAAATTAGAAACAtagttttaaaagataaatacaatatataaaataaaattttttatataaatataccgattctaatttatgtgaataatattttttacatatattaagattaagttacttttattatttattagaacaacattttttatttatatttaactttatgtAATCAAgtggttattttttaaaagaattaaattatattgcaaataaatgtacttaaataaaatgagaaaattttctatttttaaaatattgatttgtgTAATTTATTGACAGTATTTTTATCTATGttacaataaataacataaatttattaatataggtaaaaaaatattgccACTAAAtcagaaacattattttaaaagataaatataatatataaaataaataaacttatataaatatacctattctaatttatgtgaataatattttttacatatattaagattaagttatttttattatttattagaatagtatttttttatttatatttaactttatgtAACCAAgcggttattttttaaaataattaaattatataaaaaataaatgtactcgaataaaatgaaaatattttatatttttaaaacatttatttatgtaatttatttataatatttttatctataatacattaaataacatgaatttcttagtatagataaaaaaatattgtcactaaattagaaatattattttaaaagataaatataatatataaaataaaaacttatataagtatacctattctaatttatgtgaatagtactttttacatatattaagattaagttaattttgttatttattataatagtattttttatttatatttaactttatgtAACCAAGTggttattttttaagagaattaaattatataataaatatatgtactcaagtaaaatgaaaatattttatatttttagaatatttatttatgtaatatattgacagtattttttttatctataatacaataaataacatgaatttcttattataaataaaaaatattgtcactaaattagaaacattattttaaaagataaatataatatataaaataaaaaacttatataaatatacctattctaatttatgtgaatagtaatttttgcatatattaagattaagttacttttattatttattagaacattattttttatttatattttactttatgtAATCAAGTGGTTATTTTATATTAGTCCGCACCCGCCTCGCGGACCtagtttttaaagaaatacttaaatttgaaaataaatatagttttttctcttaaaaaaagtcaattatactcaattatatatatattttaaaaaaatcttaataaatcTCTAACAAATACtcaattacaaaaattttaatacaaCCAAATCAATTTTCAACATAAATCAAAAGAAATTTTGGATTAGGCTTTTAGGATTAATTTAGTTTGAGTTGGCCTTGGTTAGTAGTTGTGGGTTTGCAGGTCAACCCATGAATCCCGTCGTCCAAACCCACACAGCTTGCGGATTATGTTGGACGGACCCAAAATCTTGCATAGCCatggattttataaaaaaaaatggtttgtgGCTTGCGCAAACCACAGACCTTGCTATTTGATTCATGAACCCGAGTCTGTTTATCCACCCCTAATTAAAATCAGTAACTCAAATGGGAATTAAAAATAGGAGGACTAATTTGGTGAAATTATAGGTAAAATAGGGGGACATATTTTGCAATTAAGCCTTAAATCAAAGTAAATTTGGGATTTTAGTGAATACATATGTTACGCATTGCATCTTATTGGGTCTTGCTCAATACACATGTTGTACTAAAGTCAAATTAGATCTTCATCAATGCATAAATTTTACTTATGTCATATTTAAACTTATTGAATAATTCTCGTGTTACACTTATatcttatattttgaattacctaattttataaattttcattatcatatattttcagTCTATAAAGggtatttattatcatttttaaatatttattttgtaaaaagcacaaattaaaagactaatgaTAAGCATGCCTTATttatcttaatcaaataatgtaaatattaatttcttaattgaaaaatattgctAATAtactaatttcaatatttttctagtataaaatatatttaagtatattatatatttataataaatacaatatttttttacttcactTATatgagtgaataggcaatttagtccttgAGATTGTAACcactttgcatattagtccctgacttaaattttaattcataatagtcCCTAACTTTACCTCCGTTATGCAACTAAGTCCCTGCTGTTAAAATCTAATTTCCTCCGTTAGTCAAATGTCTATTTGGCAAATGTAAGCATCCAATGTGGCAGGTTTGAGTCCAAGTCAGCAATATTATGTGGCAAGGCAAGgactgaattgaaaaattaggtttaaaagaaatcaaaaatGAAGTAAACCCATTTTCCCTTTCACTGTTGCTCTTCCCTCCCATTCTCGTGATTGAGGGTTCGCGCTTTTTGTCAGGTTGGTGGTTTCATTCAATTCGTTTGCATTGTTTTGGTGGTTTGATTTGGGGTTTTACATGTTCGAGGGGTTTCATCTGTGGCATTGTCTTCGCGCTTCGTAGGGAGGTTTATGATCGTTTATTATTTTCGTTTATGATGCTCTGTTTTTATAGATGACaatgtttttggtttttgattGTATCTTCGCGGTTTTTGACAATGTCAATGTCTTCGCGCTTTTTGAGGtaggtttttttatttcctaatatCTGACCATGTTTGCGGTTTCTGATTGTGTAGAATGAATGACAATATAACTTTAGTATTGCACCATGGAGGAAGATTCACTCCACGTGCCAGTGATGGAAAGGTTGAATATATAGGCGGAGAATTTGACGTTTGGGAGGATATATCTGCAGATTGCCTGAATGCATTTATCTTATATGATCTGGTGAAAGCTTGTAAGAAGTATAGTAATATAGGAGAATGTTTTTGGTTGATTGATAAGGACTTAGATTTTAATCATGGGTTAAGGAGTTGTACAACTGATGGAGATATATTACACTTAGTTAGGGATGcttttgaaaatgagaatgagataaatgtttattttcatcatgAAGTAGATCCAATTTTAGAAGAAGTCCCACAAATGTTGTACTTGGAATGTGATCCAATTCGAAAAGCTGTTGAGAATGAGGATGATTTAGATGATGTACCTGTTGCTGGCCATGAGGAAGGTAAGTTTTAATTCATCTGTACTTGGTCCGACATGGTtaccataattaattaatatgattaatttttactttatcaCCATTGATGCAGATGTTGGTGCTGGAGAGCAGAGAGATGCTGGTGAGCAGATGGATGCTGGTAAGCAGAGGGATGGTGGTGAGCAGAGGGATATTGATGCTGGTGAGCAAAGAGATGGTAGTGAGCAGAGGGATACTGATGCTGGTGAGCAAAGAGATGGTAGTGAGCAGAGGGATGCTGAAGCTGGTGAGGAGAGAGATGCTGATGGTGAAGAGAGAGATGTTGCTGATAGTGAGGAGGAAAAGGAAGTTGACAGTGATGAGACAGATGCTGAGTGGTTTATAAATTTCTCTTGTATGTTGAATGAAGTTGAAGCTGAAGTTGAGACAGATGGTTATCATTCAGAGGAGCTTAATATCCCCATTAgtagtgatgatgaagatgaggatgttgaAGTTTATCCTCAATATAGTCAAAGTAGTGGAGCTGGTGAACAGAAGTTGGAATTAGGGATGGAGTTTGGTACTCTAGATGAATTTAAATCTGCCTTGAGGGAGTATAGCATATTGATGGGCAGGGAGTTCAAGTGGAAGAAGAATGATAAACAGAGGGATAGAGCAAAATGCAAGAAGGCATTTTGTGATTGGGAAATCTACTGTGCAAAGAATGAAGTTAGAAACTCTTTTCAGATAAAGACATTTAAGCATAACCATAATTGCTGCAGAGAAGTGAACAACAAACAAGCAAATAGACAGTGGGTGGTCAGTAAACTTGAGGGCAAACTCAGAATGCAGCCAACCCTTAAATGTGTTGAAGCTTTGGAATATTTCAAGCAAGAGTTTGGAGTGCACATTGAAGTTACAAAGATGTGGAGAGCCATGAAAGAAGCAAAGCAATTAGTGGAAGGGAATGAGAGGAAACAATATGCCAAACTATttgattatgcacatgaattgtTGAGGAGCAATCCTGGATCAACAGTTAAGATCAACACAGTGCCAAGTCCAGAAGGTCCACCACAATTTCAGAGGCTATATATTTGTCTTGCTGGCTGTAAGAAGGGGTTTGTTGCTGGATGTAGACCATTCATAGGTCTAGATGGATGTTTCCTAAAGAGTGCATTTGGAGGAAACTTGCTCTCTGCTGTTGGGCTTGATGGCAATAACCACATCTATGTTATTGCTTATGCTATTGTGGACATTGAGAACAAAGACAATTGGAAATGGTTTTTAACTTTGTTGCATGAAGATCTTGGGGATTACATACAGAATGGGTGGAATTTCATGTCAGACATGCAAAAGGTATGACATGGTGTGATTTGCAATTGTTATCATAAGTTAGGTATTTAATTGAAGTTAATGACATAAGTTAGGGACTAGTCCAGAAGTATTTACTACTTTGCTGCAATTTTTCAGGGACTTATTCCAGCTTTACAGGAAGTCATGCCTGGTGCACCTCATAGATTTTGTGTCTTGCATCTTTGGAAAAATTTTACAAAGCAATGGAAAAGCAAGGAACTTAAAGGAATTGTGTGGCAATGTGCAAAATCCACTACTGTTGCTGAGTTTGAAAGCCATATGGCCCATTTGAAGACAATCAACTGCCAGGCTTGGGAGTATTTGAATAAATGGCCCAAACAAGCATGGACAAAAGCCCACTTCAGTACAATACCCAAGGTGGACAATATATGTAACAACACTTGTgaggtattcaattccagaattcTGCAGTATAGATGCAAGCCTATTATCACAATGCTTGAAGAAATTAGAAGTTATATCATGAGAACCATGGCTGCCCGCAAGGTTAAACTTTCTGGAAAACCTGGACCATTATGTCCAGTGCAGTATAAAAGACTAGAAAAAGAATTCCATTTTGCTAATCAATGGACTCCCATTTGGTGTGGTGATAACATGGGCCTGAGATATGAGGTCCACATGTGGGGGAATAAGGTTGAGGTCAATTTAGGTGAATGGACATGCACTTGTGGAGTATGGCAACTAACAGGTTGTGttctttatagtttttttttcattcctaacCTACATGTGTGCTGATTTTACAACTTTGATGTAGGGATGCCATGCCGACATGCCATTGCAACAATAACTCACAAAGGAGGGAAGCCTGAGGACATGTGTCATGAGTGGCTGTCAATAGAAGCTTATAATAAGACATACCAGCATTTTATTGAACCAGTCCAAGGACCACAATATTGGGCCCAGACACAGTATACACACCCTGTTCCACCACATAAAAAGGTCCAAAGAGGAAGgccaaagaaaaatagaaggagATCTGTAGATGAGGACAATGTCACAGGACATAAGCTAAAGAGGAAATTGGCTGAGTTTACATGTGGAAGGTGTGGCCAAACCAATCATAACATTAGAAGCTGTAAAAATATTGGAGTTCCTGTTAGGCCAAAGAAATATGTTGCACCATCAACTTCAAATGAGGATGACCACCTATTATCTCAAGATGAACAAGCTTTGAATGAGGCTGAAGAAGCTGCTGCTCATGTTCAACAAGATCCGGTGGAGATTAATTTATCTCAGCCTCATTTGTCACAAGATAGTGACATGGAGTTGATGGTAAATATTTGTCACAACAAAGTAGTTTTATCTCAACCTAATTTGTTGCAGCActccatttttatatattacaattaTTCATGTTTGGCATTTACATGTAGGTCCCTGCAACTACTGTTCCACCAATAGCAAGGAATAAGCTAGCCATAACAAGAGCCAAACAAAGGAAGGTTGCTGATAAAGATGATGCAGAAAATTGAAGAAgcattttttgttgcattttgaagGTTGCTTGAGGTTGCTGAAGACCCATTTTTTGTTGCGCATTTTGAAGGTTGCTGAGTTTGAAGGTTGCTGATGAAGAAAACTGAAGAAgcattttttgttgcattttgatATTAGGATGTGTAGTTGTATATTTTGAAAGCTTCACTGGCATGTGAAATGATGTAAACATTATGGCATACTGAACAATTGCTTCTAACTACTGAATGATGTAAACATTATGGCCTACTGAACAATTGCTTCTAACTACCATGCTTTGGGATGTCAAATATTATGTGAAATTGATCTAAAGTcatgtttcttctctttcttttataaattatacactGTGTTGGATTTGGAGTTGGAGTAGTACAATCCATCCCAACATACATTATGAGTTGCTTCTTATTACctaattctctttcttttattaaattatatttaataaactgcaaatatcagcaacaaatttcaccaacaaattatatttaattgaaatggaTAATTGACAGTACCAACAAAAGCTGCTATTACACTACAAAAGCTACTTCCTATTACAAATTATTCAGCAAAACAACAATTGACAGTAGCAACAAAAGCTGCTATTACACTACAAAAGCTACTTCCTACTACAAATTCTTCAGCAAAACAACAATTACAATATCAAA is from Glycine soja cultivar W05 unplaced genomic scaffold, ASM419377v2 tig00016969_1_pilon, whole genome shotgun sequence and encodes:
- the LOC114404274 gene encoding uncharacterized protein LOC114404274; amino-acid sequence: MNDNITLVLHHGGRFTPRASDGKVEYIGGEFDVWEDISADCLNAFILYDLVKACKKYSNIGECFWLIDKDLDFNHGLRSCTTDGDILHLVRDAFENENEINVYFHHEVDPILEEVPQMLYLECDPIRKAVENEDDLDDVPVAGHEEDVGAGEQRDAGEQMDAGKQRDGGEQRDIDAGEQRDGSEQRDTDAGEQRDGSEQRDAEAGEERDADGEERDVADSEEEKEVDSDETDAEWFINFSCMLNEVEAEVETDGYHSEELNIPISSDDEDEDVEVYPQYSQSSGAGEQKLELGMEFGTLDEFKSALREYSILMGREFKWKKNDKQRDRAKCKKAFCDWEIYCAKNEVRNSFQIKTFKHNHNCCREVNNKQANRQWVVSKLEGKLRMQPTLKCVEALEYFKQEFGVHIEVTKMWRAMKEAKQLVEGNERKQYAKLFDYAHELLRSNPGSTVKINTVPSPEGPPQFQRLYICLAGCKKGFVAGCRPFIGLDGCFLKSAFGGNLLSAVGLDGNNHIYVIAYAIVDIENKDNWKWFLTLLHEDLGDYIQNGWNFMSDMQKGLIPALQEVMPGAPHRFCVLHLWKNFTKQWKSKELKGIVWQCAKSTTVAEFESHMAHLKTINCQAWEYLNKWPKQAWTKAHFSTIPKVDNICNNTCEVFNSRILQYRCKPIITMLEEIRSYIMRTMAARKVKLSGKPGPLCPVQYKRLEKEFHFANQWTPIWCGDNMGLRYEVHMWGNKVEVNLGEWTCTCGVWQLTGMPCRHAIATITHKGGKPEDMCHEWLSIEAYNKTYQHFIEPVQGPQYWAQTQYTHPVPPHKKVQRGRPKKNRRRSVDEDNVTGHKLKRKLAEFTCGRCGQTNHNIRSCKNIGVPVRPKKYVAPSTSNEDDHLLSQDEQALNEAEEAAAHVQQDPVEINLSQPHLSQDSDMELMVNICHNKVVLSQPNLLQHSIFIYYNYSCLAFTCRSLQLLFHQ